From Streptomyces sp. NBC_00775, one genomic window encodes:
- a CDS encoding M15 family metallopeptidase has translation MAEIVLMSDPKIAAIPVVDCGEPLLDVREKAPFPVDGRRQDGSGAFAHLREGVLSRLVEAQALLPDGVRLLFVEGYRPPSLQRIYFERYADELRASNPDWDAERLRSAASRYVSPPEIAPHSAGAAVDLTLVDADGRELDMGTPVNANPEVSDGACYTAAENISLEARANRQLLGDALTAVGLVNYPTEWWHWSYGDRYWALASGAGHALYGPRELELDA, from the coding sequence ATGGCAGAGATCGTGTTGATGTCGGACCCGAAGATCGCCGCGATACCCGTCGTGGACTGCGGTGAGCCTCTCCTCGACGTACGGGAGAAGGCGCCATTTCCCGTCGACGGGCGGAGACAGGACGGATCGGGAGCCTTCGCGCATCTGCGGGAAGGGGTGTTGAGCAGGCTCGTCGAGGCACAGGCCTTGCTGCCGGACGGCGTACGGCTGTTGTTCGTCGAGGGGTACCGGCCGCCCAGCCTGCAACGGATCTATTTCGAGCGGTACGCCGACGAGTTGCGCGCGAGCAACCCCGACTGGGATGCCGAGCGGCTCCGGTCCGCGGCGAGCAGGTATGTGTCCCCGCCGGAGATCGCCCCGCACAGCGCGGGTGCCGCCGTCGATCTCACCCTCGTGGACGCCGACGGTCGCGAACTCGACATGGGCACCCCGGTGAACGCGAACCCGGAGGTGAGCGACGGTGCTTGCTACACCGCGGCGGAGAACATCAGCTTGGAGGCGCGGGCCAACCGGCAGCTGCTCGGCGACGCGTTGACCGCCGTAGGGCTCGTCAACTACCCCACCGAGTGGTGGCATTGGTCCTACGGCGACCGGTACTGGGCCCTCGCCTCGGGTGCCGGTCACGCGCTCTACGGGCCCCGGGAACTCGAACTCGACGCTTGA
- a CDS encoding RloB family protein, translating to MARTPKSSGRRRPVFESDLRRVAGKREARRRLLIVCGADVTESDYLRGLVAHVANPAVTVRIATKSCAPSQLIKYAAGQRELSRSDFDEVWCVFDVDEFPDVSRAVSCARDAGIEVAVSNPCFELWLILHFGTHTAYAGSYRELLPHLARHLPRYDKSRLDFRYFVDGWESAIPRARRLAPSGKEHEVNPATGMWTLVERIAGRSRA from the coding sequence GTGGCGAGGACCCCGAAGAGTAGCGGGCGCCGCCGCCCCGTCTTCGAGTCGGACCTGAGGCGCGTGGCGGGGAAGCGGGAAGCCCGCCGGAGGCTGCTGATCGTGTGTGGTGCGGATGTAACCGAGAGCGACTACTTACGCGGGTTGGTCGCGCATGTCGCCAATCCCGCCGTCACAGTGCGGATCGCCACGAAGTCGTGCGCGCCCTCGCAGCTCATCAAGTACGCCGCAGGACAACGAGAGTTGTCCCGGAGTGACTTCGACGAGGTGTGGTGCGTCTTCGACGTCGACGAGTTCCCGGACGTGTCGCGTGCCGTCTCGTGCGCGAGAGACGCCGGGATCGAGGTCGCCGTCTCCAACCCGTGCTTCGAGTTGTGGCTGATTTTGCATTTCGGCACACACACCGCATACGCGGGAAGCTACCGCGAACTGCTGCCGCACTTGGCACGCCATCTACCCCGCTACGACAAGTCCCGCCTCGACTTCCGGTACTTCGTGGACGGATGGGAGTCCGCGATACCGCGTGCCAGGAGGCTTGCCCCCTCCGGCAAGGAACACGAAGTCAATCCGGCCACCGGCATGTGGACGCTGGTCGAACGGATTGCGGGGCGGTCCCGCGCGTGA
- a CDS encoding AAA family ATPase: protein MLLSFRVANHRSIKEEQQLLLGPVYEADRPEGTDWQAVPVAAVFGANAAGKSNVVDALRYMAEMVSSSHLNAEPGAGIARHPFALDEECRGQPSWFVVDLSLEGVRYTYGFSLDDDRVVDEWLYSYPHGRKRMVFQRSGEDFSFGDAQPRKELELVRKITEPNSLFMSVAARSRQDAFLPVYEWFAQGVRFRGGSGWEFLLLSMLVGKLLKDPARIPGVIGLLKAADLGIENVGVDQVNYVVPRGPKSSERSHEVPVVWVEHQGRSGPVRLGLEHQSSGTKALLAYAESVLTVLDGGGLLVVDEIDSSLHPRLTAHLIKLFQNEETNPQGAQLLLTTHDASLLGHSGGEDILKRDQVWFVEKDAYGETTLYPLSDFKPRQEENRERRYLGGSYGAVPLLNEELFAAAVAVREETGGEDPEE from the coding sequence GTGCTTCTCAGCTTCCGCGTCGCCAACCATCGGTCCATCAAGGAAGAGCAGCAACTGTTGCTCGGCCCGGTGTACGAGGCGGACCGCCCGGAGGGGACGGACTGGCAGGCGGTCCCCGTCGCCGCCGTCTTCGGGGCGAACGCGGCAGGCAAGTCGAACGTGGTGGACGCCCTCCGCTACATGGCGGAGATGGTGAGCTCCTCACACCTGAACGCCGAGCCCGGCGCCGGAATCGCACGTCACCCTTTCGCGCTCGACGAGGAGTGCCGAGGACAGCCGTCCTGGTTCGTCGTGGATCTGTCGCTCGAGGGTGTCCGGTACACGTACGGCTTCAGCCTCGATGACGACCGGGTCGTAGACGAGTGGCTCTACAGCTACCCGCACGGGCGGAAGCGGATGGTGTTCCAGCGCAGCGGCGAGGACTTCTCCTTCGGCGACGCGCAGCCCCGTAAGGAGCTGGAGCTGGTCAGGAAGATCACCGAGCCGAACAGCCTGTTCATGTCCGTCGCCGCGCGGTCCCGACAGGATGCGTTTCTCCCGGTGTACGAGTGGTTCGCGCAAGGGGTGCGGTTTCGCGGTGGCTCAGGGTGGGAGTTCCTCCTCCTGAGCATGTTGGTGGGAAAACTATTGAAGGATCCAGCTCGGATCCCGGGCGTGATCGGGCTGCTCAAGGCCGCGGATCTGGGCATCGAGAACGTGGGAGTGGACCAAGTCAACTACGTGGTCCCGCGCGGGCCCAAGTCTTCGGAGCGGTCCCACGAGGTGCCTGTCGTCTGGGTCGAGCACCAAGGCCGCAGCGGCCCCGTACGGCTCGGTCTCGAACACCAGTCGTCCGGTACGAAGGCACTGCTGGCATACGCGGAGTCGGTGCTGACGGTGCTGGACGGCGGCGGGCTCCTCGTCGTCGACGAGATCGACTCCAGCCTGCACCCCCGGCTCACCGCCCATCTGATCAAGCTGTTCCAGAACGAGGAGACCAATCCGCAGGGGGCTCAGCTTCTGCTGACAACGCACGACGCGAGCCTTCTGGGGCACAGCGGCGGTGAGGACATCCTCAAGCGGGACCAGGTGTGGTTTGTTGAGAAGGACGCTTACGGGGAGACGACCCTCTACCCGCTCTCCGACTTCAAGCCGCGCCAGGAGGAGAACCGGGAACGCCGCTATCTGGGCGGTAGTTACGGCGCCGTACCGCTGTTGAACGAAGAGCTGTTCGCGGCTGCTGTCGCAGTGCGGGAGGAGACTGGTGGCGAGGACCCCGAAGAGTAG
- a CDS encoding ATP-binding protein, with translation MEMEPARRAAHRPAQLAYDYSLFAPADATAPKVCRDFVRTVLLTLDREPLITPATLCTSELVTNVHLHTKGTAMLRVQLTPARLRVSVYDESREPPVTPAATGTACWGRGLALVAEVADLWGVAGERAGRFAKGVWFELGEGDRLPLERAVGLSLGPARP, from the coding sequence ATGGAAATGGAACCCGCCCGCAGGGCAGCCCACCGCCCAGCCCAACTCGCCTACGACTACAGCCTCTTCGCCCCCGCCGACGCCACCGCCCCCAAGGTCTGCCGGGACTTCGTACGCACCGTGCTCCTCACCCTCGACCGCGAACCCCTCATCACGCCCGCGACCCTGTGCACCTCGGAACTGGTCACCAACGTCCACCTCCACACCAAGGGCACCGCCATGCTCCGCGTCCAGCTCACCCCGGCCCGCCTCCGGGTGAGCGTGTACGACGAGAGCCGCGAGCCCCCGGTCACGCCGGCCGCCACCGGCACCGCCTGCTGGGGTCGCGGCCTCGCGCTGGTGGCGGAGGTGGCGGATCTGTGGGGCGTGGCGGGCGAACGGGCGGGGCGGTTCGCGAAGGGGGTGTGGTTCGAGTTGGGGGAGGGCGATCGCCTGCCACTCGAACGGGCGGTTGGCCTGTCCTTGGGACCTGCCAGGCCGTAA
- a CDS encoding helix-turn-helix domain-containing protein → MALRTSTTERQRRLGAELRKLREQVGYSVTEGGEIIAMGRAHLGHVEAGRTAIPAEKLRALCHAYGCTREPLIEALVAMSEDSGKGWWTEYRRALAQPVLDLAELEASADALFSYESLFIPGILQTPEYTRSIFRSSDRPHDDLERAVQFRMERQQILTRPEPPSLHTVIHEAALHVRFGGVPVMRRQLLHLIRMAELPRVTIQVLPFTAEGLSAFSTPFLLADSHGSALQTVLVENPAATVYIHEGSAVLKYRQRFDRLRAAALPPLDPAVSASTHESRDSLALLQHLLYSLQEA, encoded by the coding sequence TTGGCACTGCGCACCAGCACCACAGAACGGCAGCGACGCCTCGGTGCCGAACTGCGGAAGCTGCGCGAACAGGTGGGCTACTCCGTGACGGAGGGCGGTGAGATCATCGCCATGGGTCGCGCCCACCTGGGACACGTCGAAGCCGGCCGCACCGCGATTCCGGCGGAGAAACTGCGCGCACTATGCCACGCCTATGGGTGCACACGAGAACCTTTGATCGAGGCCCTGGTCGCGATGAGCGAGGACAGTGGCAAAGGCTGGTGGACCGAGTACCGCCGCGCGCTCGCTCAACCCGTGCTGGATCTCGCTGAACTCGAAGCATCCGCCGACGCGCTCTTCTCGTACGAGTCGCTGTTCATCCCGGGGATCCTGCAGACGCCGGAGTACACGCGCTCCATCTTCCGGTCCAGCGATCGCCCGCACGACGACCTGGAGAGGGCCGTCCAGTTCCGCATGGAGCGGCAACAGATCCTCACCCGGCCCGAGCCGCCGTCCTTGCACACAGTGATTCATGAGGCGGCCCTGCATGTGCGGTTCGGCGGCGTGCCCGTCATGCGCCGACAGCTCCTGCACCTGATTCGCATGGCGGAACTGCCGCGCGTCACCATTCAGGTGCTGCCGTTCACGGCCGAAGGGCTGTCCGCCTTCAGCACCCCGTTCCTGTTGGCCGACTCACACGGGTCGGCCCTGCAGACGGTTCTCGTCGAGAACCCGGCCGCCACGGTCTACATCCACGAGGGCAGCGCGGTCCTGAAATACCGCCAGCGCTTCGACCGCCTCCGCGCTGCGGCCCTGCCGCCCCTGGATCCCGCGGTATCCGCATCCACGCACGAGTCCCGTGACTCCCTGGCCCTGCTTCAGCACTTGCTCTACAGCCTTCAGGAGGCCTGA
- a CDS encoding DUF397 domain-containing protein — protein MSEPAWQKSSFSEDQANCLFIATTPDGTIRLRESDEPQTVITTAPQGLTALLRHIKSRNIKSSPSS, from the coding sequence ATGTCCGAACCGGCCTGGCAGAAGTCATCGTTCAGCGAGGATCAGGCGAACTGCCTCTTCATCGCCACCACCCCCGACGGAACGATCCGCCTCCGCGAGAGCGACGAGCCCCAAACGGTCATAACCACCGCCCCGCAGGGGCTCACCGCACTGCTGCGACACATCAAGTCGCGGAACATCAAGTCGTCGCCCAGCTCCTGA
- a CDS encoding sugar ABC transporter substrate-binding protein: MNTRNARLRRTAISLASSAMAVTLAGCGVVDGIGGSSTKASPTKGDDIQVGLLLPERENTRYEKFDYPIIKAQVEKLTSNKGKVVYANAEQDAAKQNRQLQQMVDDKVDVILVDAVDSKSIAAGVQKAKDAGIPVIAYDRLAQGPIDAYISFDNELVGEVQGKALVEALGENAASKKIIMMNGATTDPNAAQFKAGATSELKDKVVIAKTYDTKDWNPVNAKANMEKAIAAVGLNNIAGVYSANDGIAGAAIDALKTAGVSKVPPVTGQDAELDAVQRIVKGDQYMSVYKSYPDEANAAAEMAVAKVQGRSIEFDALTRDKVDSPTNKDVPAQLVPVVALTKANIQDTVIADGIYTVKQICTAVYKASCTAIGLK; encoded by the coding sequence GTGAACACTCGTAACGCCCGGCTTCGTCGTACGGCCATATCCCTGGCCTCGTCCGCGATGGCCGTCACCCTCGCCGGCTGCGGCGTCGTGGACGGAATCGGCGGAAGCAGCACCAAGGCCAGCCCCACAAAGGGCGACGACATCCAGGTGGGCCTGCTCCTCCCGGAGAGGGAGAACACCCGTTACGAGAAGTTCGACTACCCCATCATCAAGGCGCAGGTCGAGAAGCTCACCAGCAACAAGGGCAAGGTGGTCTACGCCAACGCCGAGCAGGACGCGGCCAAGCAGAACCGCCAGCTCCAGCAGATGGTGGACGACAAGGTCGACGTCATCCTGGTGGACGCGGTGGACTCCAAGTCCATCGCGGCCGGCGTGCAGAAGGCCAAGGACGCCGGCATCCCCGTCATCGCGTACGACCGCCTGGCGCAGGGCCCGATCGACGCGTACATCTCCTTCGACAACGAACTCGTCGGCGAGGTCCAGGGCAAGGCCCTCGTCGAGGCGCTGGGTGAGAACGCCGCCTCGAAGAAGATCATCATGATGAACGGCGCGACCACCGACCCGAACGCGGCGCAGTTCAAGGCCGGCGCCACGTCCGAGCTCAAGGACAAGGTCGTCATCGCCAAGACGTACGACACCAAGGACTGGAACCCGGTCAACGCCAAGGCCAACATGGAGAAGGCCATCGCGGCCGTCGGCCTCAACAACATCGCCGGTGTCTACTCCGCCAACGACGGCATCGCGGGCGCCGCCATCGACGCCCTGAAGACCGCGGGCGTCAGCAAGGTCCCGCCGGTCACCGGGCAGGACGCCGAGCTCGACGCGGTGCAGCGCATCGTCAAGGGCGACCAGTACATGAGCGTCTACAAGTCCTACCCGGACGAGGCCAACGCCGCGGCCGAGATGGCCGTGGCGAAGGTCCAGGGCCGCTCGATCGAGTTCGACGCCCTCACCCGCGACAAGGTCGACAGCCCCACGAACAAGGACGTTCCGGCCCAGCTCGTGCCCGTGGTCGCCCTCACCAAGGCCAACATCCAGGACACGGTGATCGCGGACGGCATCTACACGGTCAAGCAGATCTGCACGGCCGTGTACAAGGCGTCGTGCACGGCGATCGGACTGAAGTAG
- a CDS encoding PA14 domain-containing protein, whose amino-acid sequence MNPARRTTAAVSSALVLATTGALLTAVAAPASAATTCASPVYKRQFFANTTFSGTPKKTDCDSAIDQNWGSGAPASGLPTNNFGVRWTVTRDFGSGGPFALPVATQDGLRVYLDGVRKVDLWKNVSSTVKKTVNVTIPSGKHTLRVDFVNWTGAANVSFAYTPRTAASVDTVKPLTPTGDAVTYTTATGKAALTWSRNKEMDLAGYRVYRRLKGTSYGTKPLATTTSTSYTDIPPATGETYYYEVRAYDRAGNESTGTADQGVTTVDKTPPAAPFVEMDSCPADQPYAAPELVTTAANAADIAWYEMQRLNAASSTWTTVYSGAKGAICDTGYQADGSKVTYRGRARDAAGNWSVYSAATTFTTSDLTPPATAADAHVVYESGVPHLVWSPVAGAASYQVLQYDPATGGYVEALTEGTTTTTTTRTDVVPRQRVAVADTYKYVVRSVDAKGNAAAPVEVALSMADRPEAIAPFATTAVNYGEGVSIEWSSADPWTYGENQPLLTYRIVRTDKATGESSVVTGCKPNSSQDLPLTDPKTYWTWNTGDAPAYAGSRQINGACRDVSGASETTYEYTVVTIDPYGHESQPGPAATATMPDTKRPDPVQDLTAERVPLGVRLTWTPPADDDVTEYYVWQGMTDPDTGETVWEKNCWTHSSAATEVLCPTVPDGATHVYKVAAADRFHLYEDEGPDFFHTTEVSVEVPDTRPPGWTGTEIRADEYPELYVGCSESSGLGDCTRFVSYRVERWDPVSAAYVTLTEGTMGDAVFSMDTTVHEDALGLYYYRVVRLDSVGAQAATTSTAYGIWDY is encoded by the coding sequence ATGAACCCAGCCAGACGCACGACGGCCGCGGTCTCCTCCGCCCTCGTGCTCGCCACCACGGGCGCCCTGCTCACCGCAGTCGCCGCGCCCGCCTCCGCCGCGACAACCTGCGCATCACCGGTCTATAAGCGGCAGTTCTTCGCCAACACCACTTTCTCGGGCACACCGAAGAAAACGGACTGCGACTCGGCGATCGACCAGAACTGGGGGTCGGGTGCTCCGGCTTCGGGGCTGCCGACCAACAACTTCGGCGTCCGCTGGACGGTGACGCGCGACTTCGGCTCCGGAGGCCCCTTCGCCCTCCCCGTCGCCACCCAGGACGGCCTACGGGTCTACCTCGACGGCGTCCGCAAGGTCGACCTCTGGAAGAACGTGTCCTCGACGGTGAAGAAGACCGTCAACGTCACCATCCCCTCCGGCAAGCACACCCTGCGCGTCGACTTCGTCAACTGGACGGGCGCCGCGAATGTCAGCTTCGCGTACACCCCACGCACAGCGGCGAGCGTCGACACGGTCAAGCCGCTGACCCCGACCGGTGACGCGGTGACGTACACCACCGCGACCGGCAAGGCCGCCCTGACGTGGTCCAGGAACAAGGAGATGGACCTCGCGGGCTACCGCGTCTACCGCCGCCTCAAGGGCACCTCGTACGGCACCAAGCCCCTGGCGACGACCACCTCCACCTCGTACACCGACATCCCGCCCGCGACCGGCGAGACGTACTACTACGAGGTCCGCGCCTACGACAGGGCCGGCAACGAGTCGACGGGCACCGCGGACCAGGGCGTCACGACCGTCGACAAGACCCCGCCCGCCGCACCGTTCGTGGAGATGGACTCCTGCCCGGCCGACCAGCCCTACGCGGCCCCGGAGCTGGTCACCACCGCGGCGAACGCGGCCGACATCGCGTGGTACGAGATGCAGCGCCTGAACGCGGCGAGCAGCACCTGGACCACCGTGTACTCCGGCGCCAAGGGCGCGATCTGCGACACCGGTTATCAGGCCGACGGCAGCAAGGTCACCTACCGGGGGCGGGCCCGCGACGCCGCCGGGAACTGGTCCGTGTACTCGGCCGCCACCACGTTCACCACCTCCGATCTGACACCGCCGGCGACCGCCGCCGACGCCCACGTCGTGTACGAGTCGGGCGTTCCCCACCTCGTGTGGTCGCCCGTCGCCGGAGCCGCCTCGTACCAGGTCCTGCAGTACGACCCGGCGACCGGCGGATACGTCGAAGCCCTCACCGAGGGGACCACCACGACCACCACGACACGGACCGATGTCGTGCCGCGCCAGCGAGTGGCTGTCGCCGACACCTACAAGTACGTGGTGCGCTCCGTGGACGCGAAGGGCAACGCGGCCGCCCCGGTGGAGGTCGCCCTGTCGATGGCCGACCGGCCGGAGGCGATTGCGCCGTTCGCGACCACCGCGGTCAACTACGGCGAGGGCGTGTCGATCGAGTGGAGCAGCGCCGACCCGTGGACCTACGGCGAGAACCAGCCGCTGCTCACGTACCGGATCGTCCGTACTGACAAGGCGACCGGCGAGAGCAGCGTGGTGACCGGGTGCAAGCCGAACAGCTCGCAGGACCTGCCGCTGACCGACCCGAAGACGTACTGGACCTGGAACACCGGCGACGCCCCCGCCTACGCCGGCTCCCGGCAGATCAACGGCGCCTGCCGGGACGTCTCCGGCGCGTCCGAGACGACGTACGAGTACACGGTCGTGACGATCGATCCGTACGGCCATGAGTCGCAGCCAGGCCCTGCCGCCACCGCGACCATGCCGGACACCAAGCGCCCGGACCCGGTCCAGGACCTGACCGCGGAGCGGGTTCCGCTCGGCGTACGGCTGACCTGGACGCCGCCGGCCGACGACGACGTCACCGAGTACTACGTGTGGCAGGGCATGACCGACCCGGACACCGGCGAGACCGTCTGGGAGAAGAACTGCTGGACCCATAGCTCGGCCGCGACCGAGGTCCTCTGCCCGACCGTCCCCGACGGCGCCACCCACGTCTACAAGGTGGCCGCCGCGGACCGCTTCCATCTGTACGAGGACGAGGGCCCGGACTTCTTCCACACCACCGAGGTGTCGGTCGAAGTCCCCGACACCCGGCCGCCCGGCTGGACGGGGACCGAAATCCGTGCGGACGAGTACCCGGAGCTGTACGTCGGCTGCTCCGAGAGCTCCGGTCTCGGCGACTGCACCCGGTTCGTGAGCTACCGCGTGGAGCGCTGGGACCCGGTCTCGGCCGCCTATGTCACCCTGACCGAGGGCACGATGGGCGACGCCGTGTTCTCCATGGACACCACGGTCCACGAGGACGCGCTGGGTCTGTACTACTACCGTGTCGTCCGCCTGGACTCCGTCGGCGCGCAGGCCGCGACCACGTCGACGGCGTATGGCATCTGGGACTACTGA
- a CDS encoding heat shock protein transcriptional repressor HspR — translation MDTTGRRRNPYELTEETPVYVISVAAQLSGLHPQTLRQYDRLGLVSPDRTAGRGRRYSARDIDLLRTVQQLSQDEGINLAGIKRIIELENQVAALQSRVAEMEAALDGAAAAMQQREAAVHASYRRDLVPYQEVQQASALVVWRPKKAKD, via the coding sequence ATGGACACCACCGGGCGTCGACGCAACCCGTACGAACTGACCGAGGAAACCCCGGTCTACGTCATCTCGGTGGCGGCCCAGCTCTCCGGCCTGCACCCGCAGACCCTCCGCCAGTACGACCGCCTCGGCCTGGTCTCGCCCGACCGCACCGCCGGGCGCGGCCGTCGCTACTCGGCCCGCGACATCGACCTGCTGCGCACCGTCCAGCAGTTGTCGCAGGACGAGGGCATCAACCTGGCCGGCATCAAGCGCATCATCGAGCTGGAGAACCAGGTCGCCGCGCTCCAGTCCCGCGTGGCGGAAATGGAGGCGGCCCTGGACGGCGCGGCGGCCGCCATGCAGCAACGCGAGGCCGCCGTCCACGCCTCGTACCGCCGTGACCTGGTCCCGTACCAGGAGGTCCAGCAGGCGAGTGCGCTGGTGGTGTGGCGGCCGAAGAAGGCCAAGGACTAG
- the dnaJ gene encoding molecular chaperone DnaJ, with the protein MSTKDFIEKDFYKVLGVPKDATEAEIKKAYRKLAREFHPDANKGNAKAEERFKEISEANDVLGDPKKRKEYDEARALFGNGGFRPGPGAGGGNFNFDLGDLFGGGAQGGAGGAGGFGGGIGDVFGGLFNRGGATTGTRTQPRRGQDIDTEVTLSFTEAVDGATVPLRMTSQAPCKACSGTGDKNGTPRVCPTCVGTGQVARGSGGGFSLTDPCPDCKGRGLIAEHPCLVCQGSGRAKSSRTMQVRIPAGVSDSQRIRLRGKGAPGERGGPAGDLYVTVHVDAHPVFGRKDDNLTVTVPVTFAEAALGGEVRVPTLGGPPVTLKLPPGTPNGRTMRARGKGAVRKDGTRGDLLVTVEVTVPKDLSGKARDALEAYREATAEEDPRAELFQAAKGA; encoded by the coding sequence ATGAGCACCAAGGACTTCATCGAGAAGGACTTCTACAAGGTTCTCGGCGTCCCCAAGGACGCCACCGAGGCCGAGATCAAGAAGGCGTACCGGAAGCTCGCCCGCGAGTTCCACCCGGACGCCAACAAGGGCAACGCCAAGGCCGAGGAGCGCTTCAAGGAGATCTCCGAGGCGAACGACGTGCTCGGCGACCCCAAGAAGCGCAAGGAGTACGACGAGGCACGCGCCCTCTTCGGCAACGGCGGCTTCCGTCCGGGTCCCGGCGCCGGCGGCGGCAACTTCAACTTCGACCTGGGCGACCTCTTCGGAGGCGGTGCCCAGGGCGGAGCGGGCGGGGCCGGCGGCTTCGGCGGCGGCATCGGTGATGTGTTCGGGGGCCTGTTCAACCGCGGTGGCGCGACCACCGGCACCCGGACCCAGCCCCGGCGCGGCCAGGACATCGACACCGAGGTGACGCTCAGCTTCACCGAGGCGGTGGACGGCGCGACGGTCCCGCTGCGGATGACGTCCCAGGCGCCCTGCAAGGCCTGCTCGGGCACCGGCGACAAGAACGGCACACCGCGCGTGTGCCCGACCTGCGTCGGCACCGGCCAGGTCGCGCGGGGTTCGGGCGGCGGTTTCTCGCTCACCGACCCCTGCCCGGACTGCAAGGGCCGCGGTCTGATCGCGGAGCACCCCTGCCTGGTCTGCCAGGGCTCGGGCCGCGCGAAGTCGTCCCGGACCATGCAGGTCCGCATACCGGCCGGGGTGAGCGACAGCCAGCGGATCCGGCTGCGCGGCAAGGGAGCACCCGGCGAACGGGGCGGCCCGGCGGGCGACCTGTACGTCACCGTCCATGTCGACGCCCACCCGGTCTTCGGCCGCAAGGACGACAACCTCACCGTCACCGTGCCCGTCACCTTCGCGGAGGCGGCGCTGGGCGGGGAGGTGCGCGTGCCGACACTCGGCGGCCCGCCGGTCACCCTCAAGCTGCCGCCGGGCACGCCCAACGGCCGCACGATGCGGGCCCGCGGCAAGGGCGCGGTCCGCAAGGACGGCACCCGCGGCGACCTTCTGGTCACCGTCGAGGTCACGGTCCCCAAGGACCTGTCGGGCAAGGCTCGTGACGCCCTGGAGGCGTATCGCGAGGCGACCGCGGAAGAGGACCCGCGGGCGGAGCTGTTCCAGGCCGCGAAGGGAGCATAA
- the grpE gene encoding nucleotide exchange factor GrpE → MTEETPGFEEQPDVPSGATPEDAEPKAAPTEGAAPAGDAAAAAQTAGLTAQLDQVRTALSERTADLQRLQAEYQNYRRRVERDRIAVKEIAIANLLTELLPVLDNIARARDHGELVGGFKSVAESLETVAAKMGLQQFGKEGEPFDPMIHEALMHSYAPDVTETTCVAILQPGYRIGERTIRPARVAVAEPQPGAQTAKADEAEAASAGDDKETGGPDEG, encoded by the coding sequence GTGACGGAGGAGACCCCGGGCTTCGAAGAGCAGCCCGACGTCCCCTCCGGCGCCACCCCTGAAGACGCCGAGCCGAAGGCCGCCCCCACGGAGGGGGCGGCCCCGGCCGGGGACGCGGCAGCAGCAGCCCAGACGGCCGGTCTGACGGCCCAGCTGGACCAGGTGCGTACGGCGCTCAGCGAGCGCACGGCGGACCTCCAGCGGCTCCAGGCCGAGTACCAGAACTACCGCCGCCGGGTCGAGCGCGACCGGATCGCGGTCAAGGAAATCGCCATCGCGAACCTCCTGACCGAGCTCCTGCCCGTGCTCGACAACATCGCCCGCGCGCGGGACCACGGCGAACTGGTCGGCGGCTTCAAGTCGGTGGCCGAGTCGCTGGAGACCGTCGCGGCGAAGATGGGGCTCCAGCAGTTCGGCAAGGAGGGCGAGCCCTTCGACCCGATGATCCACGAGGCCCTGATGCACTCGTACGCGCCGGATGTCACGGAGACGACGTGCGTGGCGATTCTGCAGCCGGGGTATCGCATCGGCGAGCGCACCATCCGCCCCGCTCGGGTGGCCGTCGCCGAGCCCCAGCCGGGGGCGCAGACCGCCAAGGCCGACGAGGCGGAGGCGGCCTCCGCCGGCGACGACAAGGAGACCGGTGGCCCGGACGAGGGCTGA